The genomic segment CATCTCCTGGAGGTCGACCTGGAGAGCGTGCATGAAGAGCGCGTTCGGGATATCCATCGCGCAGAGTTCCTGGCACTGCCCGCAGTTGATGCAGGAGTCGGAGATGTGGGCGAACCTGATCAGGTGGAACATGAAGTTCGGCGGAACCTCGCCGGGCTTGACCAGGTACGGCTTCTTGGTGGAGCACTCGACACAGTAGCAGATCGGGCAGTTCTCAATGCACTGGTAGCACTTGATGCACCGGGAGGTCGCATCGAGGATCGTCTTCAGGCGGTCGTTGCCTTCGCCAAGGGCTGCGAAGTCCTTCGCACGCCAGGAGTCGCCAAGCTTGAGCATGGCGTTCTCGACCTTGCCGCGGATCTCGATACCCTTCGGGTTCGGTGCCTCGGTGGCAAGCTTGCCTGCCTTCGCGGCGGCGTCGAGGAGCTGTGCGCCCTTCTCAGAGCAAACTTCAACGAAGGTCGCCTTCCCGGCCTTGTCGCCGATGACGCCCCAGTTGCCGCAGGCAAGGTCTGCCTGGCGGGGGACCTTCATCTTGCACCGGCGGCAGTTGGCACGCCGGCCATAGCCCTCTTCCTCGAGCTCGTCCATCTTGATGCCCTTGTGGCCTTCGGCGGTCTCGATGATGAACTGGCCCTTGTCGATCTCTTCCTTGAGGACGGTGTCCGGGTCGGTCTCGAACTTCTCGGCGATCATCTTCCGTGCGGCGACCGGGCTCACAGACCCGCCGCAGTTCAGACCGATCATGACGACATTGTCGAGGTTGATCTGCTGCCTCTTGGCAAGCTCGTACATGCCCATGACATCGCAGCCCTTGAGGGTGACCGCGATCTTCATGTCCCTGGCGCCATTGAGGTACTTCTTGAAGAGCTTGGAGAGGAGGAGCGTCCCGCAGTGGAGGGATCCCGCAGTCTGTGCAATCTCTTCAGGGTTGGTGATGAGGGCCGGGACGGCATCGTAGATATCCGCACCCTTCTTCACGGCAAGGACCGCGTCGACCATCTTGCTCTCAAGAGCGAACTTGAGGAGCGAGGAGACGGCACCGCCGCACTCGCCCTTTGCAAGGAGGTCCGCATCGGTCGACCATGCGTAATACATATCGCCTTTTGCTGACATTTTCAGGCCTCCTGAATCTTCTCAACCTTCACAGAACATGCCTTGAACTCGGGGATCTTGGCGATCGGGTCGAGGGCATTGTTAGTGAGGACGTTTGCTGCGCACTCGGCGAAGTGGAACGGCATGAAGGTGACGCCCTTCATGATGTCCTTCGTGACCTTTGCCGGGACATTGACGGTACCGCGGCGGGAGGTCGCCTTGACCATCTCACCGTCAACAATACCGAGGGCCTTCGCATCCGCGGGATTGAGTTCGATCCAGCCGGTCGGGACCTCGGCGTCGAGGTGGGCAGAGCGGCGGGTCATGGAGCCGGTGTGCCAGTGCCAGATGCACCTGCCGGTGGTGAGGATGAGCGGGTACTCCGCGTCCGGAACCTCTGCTGGCGGCTTCCACTCGATGGCGTGCATGACGCCCTTGCCATCAGGGTGGGAGCACTTGCCGATGTGCAGGATCGGGGTGCCGGGGTGCGTTTCGGTGGGGCACGGCCAGTGAAGCGCTTCAGGCCGCTCAAGCCGCGCG from the Methanofollis sp. genome contains:
- a CDS encoding Coenzyme F420 hydrogenase/dehydrogenase, beta subunit C-terminal domain — encoded protein: MSAKGDMYYAWSTDADLLAKGECGGAVSSLLKFALESKMVDAVLAVKKGADIYDAVPALITNPEEIAQTAGSLHCGTLLLSKLFKKYLNGARDMKIAVTLKGCDVMGMYELAKRQQINLDNVVMIGLNCGGSVSPVAARKMIAEKFETDPDTVLKEEIDKGQFIIETAEGHKGIKMDELEEEGYGRRANCRRCKMKVPRQADLACGNWGVIGDKAGKATFVEVCSEKGAQLLDAAAKAGKLATEAPNPKGIEIRGKVENAMLKLGDSWRAKDFAALGEGNDRLKTILDATSRCIKCYQCIENCPICYCVECSTKKPYLVKPGEVPPNFMFHLIRFAHISDSCINCGQCQELCAMDIPNALFMHALQVDLQEMFGFVPGVDMTLPVLALVEENEERARLTGTGSDQIFNIFQKE